A region from the Riemerella anatipestifer genome encodes:
- a CDS encoding UDP-glucose dehydrogenase family protein — translation MNITIVGTGYVGLVTGTTLAELGNTVYCVDIDEKKVEGMKKGIVPIYEPNLEEMFLRNIQAQRLFFTTNLKEAVDQSEVIYLALPTPPGEDGSADLSYVLKVANDIGDIITEYKVIVNKSTVPVGTADKVRNAIATKTQIPFDVVSNPEFLREGFAVEDSMNPARVVVGSSSEKAREIMAKIYQPFTNTGVPIIFMDEKSSELTKYAANSFLAVKITFMNEIANFCERVGADVDKVRLGMGSDDRIGHRFLFPGIGYGGSCFPKDVKALIKSGKEADFNFQILEATENVNQNQKVILVSEIEKYFEGNLKGKKIALWGLAFKANTDDIREASSLDNIKILLEKGAIITAYDAIAESNVKKVLGDKIAYASDMYSALEGADALLIATEWSEFKNPNFDLMSEKMNGKAIFDGRNMFALEQVEGTGFYYKSIGRKTLG, via the coding sequence ATGAATATTACTATAGTAGGTACTGGTTATGTAGGACTAGTTACAGGGACAACATTGGCAGAACTAGGAAATACAGTTTACTGTGTTGATATAGATGAGAAAAAAGTTGAGGGAATGAAAAAAGGCATCGTTCCTATTTATGAGCCTAATTTAGAGGAAATGTTTTTGAGAAACATTCAAGCACAGAGATTATTTTTTACTACCAATTTAAAAGAAGCTGTTGACCAAAGTGAAGTGATTTATTTAGCTTTACCTACTCCTCCAGGGGAAGACGGTTCAGCGGATTTATCCTATGTCCTTAAAGTAGCCAACGATATAGGCGATATTATTACAGAATATAAAGTTATTGTTAATAAATCTACAGTACCTGTAGGAACGGCAGATAAAGTTAGAAATGCTATTGCTACTAAAACACAAATACCGTTTGATGTGGTATCTAATCCAGAGTTTCTTAGGGAAGGTTTTGCGGTAGAAGACTCTATGAATCCTGCTAGAGTAGTGGTGGGGAGTTCTTCCGAAAAGGCAAGAGAGATTATGGCAAAAATATATCAGCCATTTACCAATACGGGGGTTCCGATTATTTTTATGGATGAAAAATCTTCGGAACTTACCAAGTATGCTGCTAATTCTTTCTTAGCAGTTAAAATTACTTTTATGAACGAAATCGCAAACTTCTGCGAAAGAGTAGGAGCTGATGTAGATAAGGTAAGGTTAGGAATGGGTAGTGATGATAGGATAGGACACCGTTTCTTATTCCCTGGTATTGGGTATGGTGGTAGCTGCTTTCCTAAAGATGTAAAGGCATTGATAAAATCTGGTAAAGAAGCTGATTTTAATTTCCAAATATTAGAAGCGACTGAAAATGTAAACCAAAATCAAAAAGTTATTTTGGTGTCAGAAATAGAAAAGTATTTTGAAGGAAATTTAAAAGGTAAAAAGATAGCACTTTGGGGCTTGGCTTTTAAAGCGAATACAGATGATATTAGAGAAGCCTCTTCTTTAGATAATATTAAAATTTTATTAGAAAAAGGAGCTATAATTACAGCTTATGATGCGATAGCAGAGTCTAATGTGAAAAAAGTGTTAGGAGATAAGATTGCTTATGCGAGCGATATGTATTCTGCATTAGAAGGAGCTGATGCTTTACTAATAGCTACGGAATGGTCAGAATTTAAAAATCCTAACTTTGATTTAATGTCAGAGAAAATGAACGGTAAAGCTATTTTTGATGGTAGAAATATGTTTGCCTTAGAACAAGTAGAAGGAACAGGGTTTTACTACAAAAGTATAGGTAGAAAAACTTTAGGATAA
- a CDS encoding FixH family protein — protein MKNFKFTWAHGVVAALGSFILFILYLIFVFSHGQQNSELVSDNYYEDELAYQSVIDAKKNASTIENAPEYQQTPYGISIVFPSENNNQNTKIKFVLYRIDDQKLDVKKDMTLDANNSFLIPKKVLVPGGYILKLMWTKDNKDYQIDYDLVWK, from the coding sequence ATGAAAAATTTTAAGTTCACTTGGGCACATGGAGTTGTAGCTGCATTAGGTTCGTTTATACTATTTATTCTTTATCTCATATTTGTATTCTCTCATGGGCAGCAGAACTCTGAATTGGTTTCAGATAATTATTATGAAGATGAGCTAGCTTATCAAAGTGTAATAGATGCTAAGAAAAACGCATCAACGATTGAGAATGCTCCCGAATATCAGCAAACACCTTATGGAATAAGTATCGTATTTCCTTCTGAAAATAATAATCAAAATACTAAAATAAAGTTTGTTCTCTATAGGATAGATGACCAAAAGTTAGATGTAAAAAAGGACATGACTTTAGATGCTAATAACTCTTTTCTCATTCCTAAAAAAGTTTTAGTTCCAGGAGGCTATATTCTAAAACTAATGTGGACAAAAGATAACAAAGATTATCAAATAGACTACGACTTAGTATGGAAATAA
- the ccoG gene encoding cytochrome c oxidase accessory protein CcoG, with product MADKEVQGTGAVIEATTFRDSVGTMDNTGKRKWVYPKKPKGKFTDYRNYVSIFLLAIFFILPFIKINGNPFLLINILDREFFIVGQPFYPQDFFILALGAVTSIVFIILFTVVFGRIFCGWICPQTIFMENVFRKIEYWIEGDRNKQIKLDQQPWNSEKIRKRGLKWTIYIIISLVVTHFMFMYIVGYEEVFRIMKEGPIEYPTNFLVMLLFTAAFYFVFAWFREQVCTLVCPYGRLQGVLIDKQTINVYYDFKRGENRSKWRKNEDRAAEGKGDCIDCNQCVVVCPTGIDIRNGQQLECVNCTACIDACNEVMEKVGLPKGLIRYATEDEIEQGRKFKFTSRMKAYTTVLIALMTFVSFLLYNRGSMEAKFIKPAGSTFFISGNEITNTYNYTLLNKSSKDYVVTFKVLEPANGVIKYGGSSKIILKRDKMEKGTVNISFPKKEIKLSKQNLVIGVYDKDGKLLTTFETYFEGEFNLQF from the coding sequence ATGGCTGATAAAGAAGTACAAGGCACTGGAGCCGTAATAGAAGCTACCACCTTCCGTGATTCTGTAGGAACCATGGATAACACAGGGAAAAGAAAATGGGTATATCCCAAGAAGCCCAAAGGTAAGTTTACTGATTATAGGAACTATGTTAGTATTTTTTTATTAGCCATATTTTTTATTCTTCCGTTTATTAAAATAAACGGAAATCCATTTCTTCTAATAAATATCCTTGATAGGGAGTTCTTTATTGTAGGACAGCCTTTTTATCCTCAGGATTTTTTCATTCTCGCTCTAGGAGCAGTTACTTCGATAGTATTTATCATTCTATTTACCGTTGTTTTCGGAAGAATATTCTGCGGCTGGATTTGCCCACAAACTATTTTTATGGAAAATGTTTTCCGTAAGATAGAATATTGGATTGAGGGTGACAGAAACAAGCAAATAAAACTAGACCAACAGCCTTGGAATTCTGAAAAGATAAGAAAAAGAGGACTTAAATGGACAATCTATATCATTATCTCTTTAGTTGTAACTCATTTTATGTTCATGTACATTGTTGGTTACGAAGAGGTATTTAGAATAATGAAAGAAGGTCCTATAGAGTACCCTACCAACTTTCTGGTAATGTTGCTTTTCACTGCAGCATTCTATTTCGTATTTGCATGGTTTAGAGAGCAGGTATGTACGCTTGTTTGTCCATACGGAAGACTACAAGGCGTTCTTATAGATAAGCAAACCATCAATGTCTACTACGATTTTAAGAGAGGTGAAAATCGGTCTAAATGGCGTAAGAATGAGGACAGAGCTGCCGAAGGTAAAGGAGACTGTATCGATTGTAACCAATGTGTAGTGGTATGTCCAACAGGAATAGACATCAGAAATGGTCAACAACTAGAGTGTGTTAACTGTACTGCATGTATAGATGCCTGTAATGAAGTTATGGAAAAAGTAGGCTTACCTAAAGGATTGATAAGATACGCTACCGAAGATGAAATAGAACAAGGTAGAAAGTTTAAATTTACCTCTAGAATGAAAGCTTATACTACGGTTTTAATAGCATTGATGACTTTTGTATCGTTCCTTTTGTATAATAGAGGAAGTATGGAGGCTAAATTTATCAAACCTGCTGGAAGTACATTCTTTATATCTGGTAACGAAATTACCAACACTTACAATTACACCTTACTTAATAAATCTAGCAAGGACTATGTAGTAACTTTCAAGGTTTTAGAGCCTGCTAATGGAGTTATAAAATATGGTGGTTCTAGCAAAATAATATTAAAGAGAGATAAAATGGAAAAGGGAACAGTAAATATTAGCTTCCCTAAAAAAGAAATAAAACTTTCTAAACAGAATTTAGTAATTGGTGTCTATGATAAAGACGGTAAGTTACTCACTACTTTTGAAACTTATTTTGAAGGAGAATTTAATTTGCAATTTTAA
- a CDS encoding c-type cytochrome, whose protein sequence is MKQRTPVYVNILVILTILFIVYYMFVQNASFITSPYFWGTVVISVILAMIHGAIGDLIENQNFAKLSDEAKKAYLEEKKIPYWKRLWDSAFKKQSASEEKDIIIDHGFDGIMELDNQLPKWWLGLFWLGFTYLVVYILAFSFTDFAHPDKEYEVEHKEQLASIEQWMKDTPPPTIDNAVYSADNIAEGEEIFKTNCVSCHGEGGRGGIGPNLTDKYWINHTEPTLFREVFHMVENGSPNNPAMQAWGKNGVLTGFDIEKVAAYVYHINQEKAPITQSEGGAAPQGEEVKWEN, encoded by the coding sequence ATGAAACAAAGAACGCCCGTTTATGTGAACATTTTAGTAATACTTACAATATTATTTATTGTGTATTATATGTTCGTTCAAAATGCATCTTTTATTACTTCACCTTACTTTTGGGGAACGGTAGTTATTAGTGTCATTTTAGCAATGATACATGGTGCTATTGGAGATTTAATTGAAAATCAAAACTTCGCTAAACTTTCTGATGAGGCTAAGAAAGCTTACTTAGAAGAGAAGAAAATACCTTACTGGAAAAGACTTTGGGATAGTGCATTCAAAAAGCAATCTGCTTCTGAAGAAAAAGATATCATTATAGACCACGGTTTTGATGGTATTATGGAGTTAGACAACCAATTACCAAAATGGTGGTTAGGTCTTTTTTGGCTAGGATTTACATACTTAGTTGTTTATATTCTTGCTTTCTCTTTTACAGATTTCGCACACCCAGACAAAGAGTATGAGGTTGAGCATAAAGAGCAACTTGCAAGTATAGAGCAGTGGATGAAAGACACTCCTCCTCCTACAATTGATAACGCAGTATATTCTGCAGACAATATTGCAGAAGGGGAAGAAATCTTCAAAACTAACTGCGTATCTTGCCACGGTGAAGGTGGTAGAGGTGGTATTGGTCCAAACCTTACTGATAAATATTGGATTAACCATACAGAACCTACTCTATTTAGAGAAGTATTCCACATGGTAGAGAACGGTTCTCCAAACAACCCTGCGATGCAAGCTTGGGGTAAAAATGGAGTTCTTACTGGATTTGATATTGAAAAGGTAGCAGCGTATGTTTACCATATCAATCAAGAAAAAGCTCCTATCACTCAATCTGAAGGAGGTGCTGCACCTCAAGGTGAAGAAGTGAAGTGGGAGAACTAG
- the ccoN gene encoding cytochrome-c oxidase, cbb3-type subunit I, with product METQKFSYDNSIVRAFLYATIVFGIVGFILGLTAAAMLFYPELPEFLFGTDDTTIASLRSGDLQGLINTQGAFGFGRIRMLHTSAVIFAFVGNAIFAGVYYSLQRLLKARMYSDTLSWINFWGWQITIVAVVITFFMGINTSKEYAEHEWPIDILIAVVWIIFGINMFGTIAKRRVRHLYVAIWFYIGTWVGITMLHVFNNLEVPLSFTGWKSYSAYSGVKDALVQWWYGHNAVAFFLTTPVLGLMYYFLPKAAERPVFSYKLSIIHFWSLIFVYIWAGPHHLQYTSLPAWAQALGTGFSVALIAPSWGGMLNGLLTLRGAWDKVRENPILKFFVVAVTCYGMATFEGPLLATKTLNKIGHFTDWVIGHVHIGALGWNGFMAFGMIYYLVPIMWRTKLWSVKLANWHFWLGTLGIILYAVPMYISGFTQGLMWKQFNPDGTLLYKNWLDTVTAIIPYYWMRFFGGILYLLGAILMAVNVVATVRKGSFQKEVPAEAPALARISDARKEGETVHLWIERMPLYLTVLAFFALAVGGIVEIIPTLTVKDNVPTISSVKPYTPLELEGRDLYIREGCNACHSQMIRPFRDEVVRFNGKNGQYSKAGEFVYDRPFLWGSKRTGPDLHREGGRNPDSWHFKHMLNPRATSAGSIMPRYPWLIANTLDRSQTKDKLELMKNVFSVPYTKAEIDTVDAWMDNQAKGIVSRIYAEADDVKRAFAKKQQEEGAEFVPLEKREIVALIAYLQRLGTDIKTTEVKTASVK from the coding sequence ATGGAAACACAAAAGTTTAGTTATGACAACAGCATTGTGCGTGCGTTCCTTTATGCAACCATTGTCTTCGGGATAGTTGGTTTCATTCTTGGACTTACGGCGGCTGCGATGCTTTTCTATCCAGAACTACCAGAGTTTTTATTTGGTACTGATGACACTACAATTGCCAGCTTAAGAAGCGGTGATTTACAAGGTCTCATCAACACCCAAGGAGCTTTTGGTTTTGGGAGAATCAGAATGTTGCACACTAGTGCAGTAATTTTTGCCTTTGTTGGAAACGCTATTTTCGCGGGGGTTTATTACTCATTACAGAGGTTGTTGAAAGCAAGAATGTACAGTGATACACTTTCTTGGATTAACTTTTGGGGATGGCAAATTACTATCGTAGCGGTGGTGATTACTTTCTTCATGGGTATCAACACATCTAAAGAGTACGCTGAACACGAATGGCCAATTGATATCCTTATCGCAGTGGTATGGATTATTTTTGGTATTAACATGTTTGGTACAATAGCTAAGAGAAGAGTAAGACACCTTTATGTAGCTATTTGGTTCTACATTGGTACTTGGGTAGGTATTACAATGCTACATGTATTTAATAACTTAGAGGTACCTCTTTCTTTCACTGGTTGGAAGTCTTATTCTGCATATTCAGGAGTAAAAGACGCTCTAGTACAATGGTGGTACGGACACAACGCTGTGGCATTCTTCCTTACAACACCTGTACTTGGTCTAATGTATTACTTCTTACCAAAAGCGGCAGAGAGACCAGTATTCTCTTATAAACTTTCTATTATCCACTTCTGGTCTTTAATTTTCGTTTATATTTGGGCTGGACCTCACCACTTACAATACACTTCTCTACCAGCTTGGGCTCAAGCGTTAGGAACAGGGTTCTCTGTTGCCCTTATCGCACCATCTTGGGGAGGTATGCTTAATGGTTTATTAACATTAAGAGGTGCTTGGGATAAAGTAAGAGAAAATCCTATACTTAAATTCTTCGTGGTAGCAGTTACTTGCTACGGTATGGCTACATTTGAAGGACCACTATTGGCAACTAAAACATTAAATAAAATTGGACACTTTACTGACTGGGTAATTGGTCACGTTCACATTGGTGCTTTAGGGTGGAACGGATTCATGGCGTTTGGTATGATTTACTACCTAGTTCCTATTATGTGGAGAACTAAACTATGGTCTGTAAAATTAGCTAACTGGCATTTCTGGTTAGGTACTTTAGGTATTATTCTATATGCTGTACCTATGTATATCTCTGGATTTACTCAAGGTTTAATGTGGAAACAATTTAACCCAGACGGAACTCTACTTTACAAAAACTGGTTAGATACTGTAACTGCAATTATCCCTTACTATTGGATGAGATTCTTTGGAGGTATCCTTTACCTATTAGGAGCTATTCTTATGGCAGTGAATGTTGTAGCTACTGTGAGAAAAGGTTCTTTCCAAAAAGAAGTACCTGCAGAAGCACCTGCACTTGCTAGAATTAGTGATGCAAGAAAAGAAGGTGAAACTGTTCACCTTTGGATTGAAAGAATGCCACTTTATTTAACTGTATTAGCATTTTTTGCACTAGCAGTTGGTGGTATCGTTGAAATTATCCCTACACTTACTGTTAAGGATAATGTACCTACTATTTCTTCTGTTAAACCTTACACTCCTCTAGAATTAGAAGGTAGAGATTTATACATCCGTGAAGGTTGTAACGCTTGTCACTCTCAAATGATTAGACCATTCCGTGACGAGGTAGTTAGATTTAACGGTAAAAACGGACAGTATTCAAAAGCTGGAGAATTCGTATATGACAGACCTTTCCTTTGGGGATCTAAGAGAACTGGTCCAGACTTACATAGAGAAGGTGGGAGAAACCCTGATTCTTGGCACTTTAAGCACATGCTAAACCCAAGAGCTACATCAGCAGGTTCTATAATGCCTCGTTACCCTTGGTTAATTGCTAATACATTAGATCGTTCTCAGACTAAAGATAAGTTAGAACTTATGAAGAATGTATTTAGCGTGCCTTACACTAAAGCTGAAATAGATACTGTAGATGCATGGATGGACAATCAAGCTAAAGGAATTGTAAGTAGAATTTATGCTGAAGCTGATGACGTTAAGAGAGCATTTGCTAAAAAACAGCAAGAAGAAGGAGCTGAGTTTGTTCCTCTTGAAAAGAGAGAGATTGTAGCACTTATTGCTTACCTACAAAGATTAGGTACTGATATTAAGACTACTGAAGTTAAAACAGCAAGTGTAAAATAA
- a CDS encoding sulfite exporter TauE/SafE family protein, with protein sequence MEITLIIAALTLGFTTGFHCIGMCGPIALSLGLSRKQQVNFHLQNITYQLGRIFTYSILGILLGLIGEGFQLAGVQGWLTIFAGIILIIMALFSFGNGDFASKIPFLSKFLLKIKLNLGKLLSKTDYSSRFLTGVLNGFLPCGMVYVALAASLAAGGAIQGGLFMMLFGLGTFPFMFVTVLLGNMLNIATRNKILKIMPVVMLILGGLFILRGLELGIPYLSPKKEALSIENKMSPEDKGHHSCH encoded by the coding sequence ATGGAAATAACCCTCATCATAGCAGCACTTACTTTGGGTTTCACAACAGGATTCCATTGTATTGGTATGTGTGGACCTATAGCCCTTTCTTTAGGACTTTCAAGAAAACAACAGGTTAATTTTCATCTTCAAAATATAACCTATCAATTAGGAAGAATTTTCACTTATTCTATATTAGGAATTTTACTAGGATTAATTGGAGAAGGCTTTCAGTTAGCTGGAGTTCAAGGTTGGCTTACCATTTTTGCAGGAATTATTTTAATCATAATGGCTCTTTTTTCTTTCGGAAATGGAGATTTTGCTTCTAAAATACCTTTTCTCTCGAAATTTCTATTAAAAATAAAACTCAACCTAGGAAAATTATTATCCAAAACCGATTATTCTTCAAGATTTTTAACAGGTGTACTTAATGGTTTTTTACCATGTGGAATGGTTTATGTAGCCTTGGCAGCATCTCTAGCGGCTGGTGGAGCTATACAAGGAGGACTATTTATGATGCTATTTGGACTGGGTACTTTCCCTTTTATGTTTGTTACTGTTTTACTAGGTAATATGCTTAATATAGCTACTAGAAATAAAATCCTAAAAATAATGCCTGTAGTAATGCTTATCTTAGGTGGGCTATTTATACTAAGAGGTTTAGAGTTAGGAATCCCTTATTTGTCACCAAAGAAAGAAGCTCTTAGCATAGAAAACAAAATGTCCCCTGAAGACAAGGGACATCATAGTTGTCATTAA
- a CDS encoding cbb3-type cytochrome oxidase subunit 3: protein MIPQNFKDILSNTEGTGFYQSLALILFIIFFIGVVYYVMSRPKKFYQDEANAPLDDEIQNSSKN from the coding sequence ATGATACCACAAAACTTTAAAGATATATTATCTAATACCGAAGGTACTGGATTTTACCAAAGTTTAGCACTCATATTATTTATCATATTTTTTATTGGGGTGGTGTACTATGTTATGAGCAGGCCTAAAAAGTTTTATCAAGACGAAGCTAATGCTCCTTTAGATGATGAAATACAAAACAGTTCTAAAAATTAA
- the ccoS gene encoding cbb3-type cytochrome oxidase assembly protein CcoS — MEILYLMVICSVSLAVIFLIIFIIGAKKGQFEDDESPAVRILLDDETKNKENKEKNNKSD, encoded by the coding sequence ATGGAGATATTATATTTAATGGTCATATGCAGTGTATCTTTAGCTGTCATTTTCTTGATAATATTCATTATCGGAGCAAAGAAAGGGCAATTTGAAGATGATGAATCTCCTGCAGTAAGGATTCTCCTTGATGACGAAACTAAAAACAAAGAAAATAAAGAGAAAAACAATAAAAGTGATTAG